The genomic DNA ATTCTCATTGCAAAGACTTCTCAAAATGAGGATCGACCTAAAACAGcaagagaggggaaaggaaaggagggccAGTGTCTTGAGCTGGTGACACAGGGAAAGACAGCTGAGCTGCATCTCCAGGAGGCGCTGGAGGGAATCCATGCTGGCAAGTTTAGGACAAACACGTGGAAGGAAAGTGAGGCCTGACTTACCTCCCGACTCTTTGAAACTCTCATTTTAGTCACAGCATCCATTGTGAGCAACTCTAGAATCAAGTAAGTAGAGGACAGTCTTTGAACATACTGGTGATGCCTATTCCTGAGGGACAGAAGACAttggaaaatatattctttcaccTCTGACCCCACCATTTGTTTTCACGGGAAGCAGAATAAGAGGATGGGAATTAAATTAGAGGATGGGAACTCTTTGGATTAAGAGCTGAGTTGCATTTTTTCACTTAAGTtaataaaaaggtaaatgttGTCTTTTAACGATGTGTTGTATCATTATCCCAAGAATGTGTTTCCTGGAGATTTTAAAGATGACTTAAGATACATGTTTTACAATATTCTATTGtcccattttccttttaatatagttttcattttttcaaaattgaataataaaatgtttgattttttaaactaaatcttGAATTTTCTCTGGCTTGTTTGTccttagagaatttttttttttttttttttagtatttagaGTTAATACAAAAAGTATCCCATCTATTATGAAATTGAAGGAATAGCTTGATGTTCCATGTTGAACTCTTCTGTGTCTTTAACGTATTTTCTGTATAATTCACACAGTGAAATTACTGAGTAAGCCTTGGGTAGGTTGTATTAGACAACATAACAATTTTGTCATTCTTGTTGTTTAGAaataagggtgtgtgtgtgtgtgtgtgtgtgtgtgtgtgagagagagagagagagagagagagagagagaaacttttaATTCCAAATGCAAATTGAACCTAAGtgtatttagatttttttgcatgtgtcatAATGTCAGTGTTAACATCATCCAAATATTGAGTACCATTGAATCCAAAGTCACCACAGAATGGTAACATCTGACAGTTCTAAATTGCCTCCATTAACCTGAAAAGTAAAATTCCATGGAAATAGTTTGTACACAagtttttcatatgctttttcatCAAACAAATGTGGCTTTGATTAAGTACTCCTAAACAAAAAGTCATGTAATGAAAAAGAATTTACCTACATATGAAATAAGCACACTGATTCCCAGGCTTCAAACAAAGTATATCATGTTTCTTTGtatcaagatcttttttttttttttttaacaaccaaGATACCAAATAGTGGTTTTGAAGTGTAGACTATCcataaacatattttctcttcaaTATTGTTTCATTTACTTGTAAAATGCAACAATGTCTTTGAAAAGGGCCACAGAGATCTCTGCAGACTTTAATCTTGGGAGACATATGAACTGGGAAAACATTAAAttgcttctaattttatttttcgcTGAGGCATTTTAAAGCTTTGTTCAGTCTTTATggagcatgtttttaaaaatagatttccaCTATCATTGACAATGTGTTCACTAATTACAATACAATGATTCATAAATAGGGTAATATTTTGGGTAAGGAATTTGCCCATTATTCACATTTGTGCATGCATCTCTAAATGCATAagcttatataaaataaaattgggtccacgtatatataaataaaaggaacTATAAGGAAAGCATCCCGGAAAATGACATATACTTTGTAGTTTTGACATTTTAATGGGGGATTTTAATAAGGGCAGCTCAGTATCTCTGGCATGtacctggaggtgggggggggggggattagtAGTTTTCATAATGGGATTCTGGCTCCAACAGGCGATGAAAGTTATAAGCAGAATGAAGGTTCAGTCTGGTACCAGAGATTCAATCTGTGACAGCAAAGTGGCGGGTTCAGGGCAGCAAAGCTGCATGTAACGAGCCTCTGTAACTTTTTGTGTGGGTTCTAACTTTAATGTTGGCAGCCATCGTGGTGGGTATGACACAAAATTCTACAAGTGGCCACCATTGAAGGCAAATTGAATTTTCTTCTCACAGCTTACATGACTTTCTTTGTTGGTCATTAGCAGCTACTTTTTAGATATCAAAGGGAGacaattctgaaagaaaacataCGTGCCCCGATGCCAGTGAGTTTGACTTTAAGTACTATTTTCTGATGGATGTGATGGTGACAAGGCAAAGTCATTCCATCAAAAGTTTGCCTGGACTGTTTGAAGACTTGAAGAACAATGTGCACGTCCATCCTTTGCCTCctggagaatttcttttttttaatttcccccaaGGGTTTTGAGATCCTTGGAGATTCTTTGGGGAACAGACTTGAATGTGAGACACCAAAGAGCTGCCCATCCATAGAATGAATGGGGTGAATGAGGATCGCCCTGGTGTAGGGTTAACAGGGAGCAAGGGGAAGAGTCATCAGGGAAGCTGGAGAAAGGAGACATTGGAACACCATGGCAATATCCTAAATATGTTAGTCAAATTATGTATATGGTGCCTGGTTCAAGTCACAGCAGCTTTCCTCTGTGGTGAGAAAATTGTGTCCTGGAAATTCATGAAGTGAGAACATGGACATGTCAGACTTCTGAATACTTATATTTCAGAGTACTTCTTAGGCTAGTCTTCACTCAGTGAAAAGATGCAGCTAGGTTCTTTCGTGTGGAACCCTGTATGAAAATAGTATCTTATTACACATGCATGATTCATGTGCTAAGGAACCTTCTCTTCGTCTTTAGATAGAAATCATAGGCCACCTCACAGAATGATAGAGAGCCAGAAGATATTTGGAATTGTAATTCAAATACCTCATATGGAAgaaactgagccccagagagACCAACAGATCCATTTGAGGTCAAATCAGATGAGGTGGTTGGTAGGTGCTAGCTCTCTGCCGGGCTCCCTAGACTCCCAGTCCAGGGCTTGCTCTTTAAACCCTAGACAGGCTATCGCTGGAGTTAGGGCTCTTTCTGGTCACAGATCTGACTGTATAATTCCCTAGAGTAAAGCCCTTGAAAGGTCACTAGCATCTCCTCAGGATAGTGCCCACACTCATTACATGGTTGGCAAGGCCCATCTGGATCTTTTCTTGGACCCAGTCTGactttttagtttaatattttttgccATCTTCTGCCCACACGATTCTTTTTTGTTCCTCCTATGCTACTTTGTGTAATTTCTGGCCTTTTTCACATACTTTTTTATTTGCCTAAGCCACTCTTCCCTGCCTCTTCACAAGGCTAACTCTtcttacccttttattttttcttaggctGCTTCTGTGCCCTCTCTCTATGCTTTCTCCTTATGAGAGCCCCTATCAGGTCACATTGCACAGGTTTACTTATTTACCTGTCCCCTGCTAGATTGTGATTAAGAGTGATATCTGTTTGGTCATCCCTGACCTATGTTTGGCATGTAGTAGTCATCTATAAATATGTTATGGAGGTTGAGTGGAGAAATTCAACTGAAGATGGGGAAGAGGGGCAGTTTCCCTCATTTATCTCtaagagctattttttttattattattattcctctgCCTAAACCCTCTCACGTCTGTCAGCCTTACTTGAATCTCTTCCCCTCAAAAGTCTCCACAGAATCCCCACCAAATTCTAGGTGTTCCTGTCCCGGTTGCAGTTGTGCCCTTTTGTGCCACAGTTAGGAAGAGTGCCAGGCACTGAAGCAGGCTACCTGTTTTCAAAGTTTCATCTCCTTCTTACCAGCTGTGAGATCTTGGGCTTCTTCCCTGCTTCAATCTCCATATCTCTAGAATGGGGGTAATAACAATAACTACCTCAGAGGGCTTGAATGAGGATCCAATAATATCATCCATGAAAAGCCCCTGGACTAGGATTGGACATTTGGTTGCTGTAactaaatattaacatttattattatccGTCCAGACACTCCCAGacctctaccaaaaaaaaaaaaaaaaaaaaaaaaaagcttcggTTACACTCTTCTTGGTGGGAAATGAGTGTTGGTGAGCATAATTCAGTATGatcttatttccatttattaCTTTCAGCATTAAAATGTTGTTTGAATGAAAATTGCATTTGCATTTGTGAGAAGTTTGATAAACATCAACATTTCCAACATTCCTGCATCATACCTATGGCATGAGCTTTCTTTCCTCGTGATGTATGTACCTGTGACCTCTGCTCAGAGAACCCGAGGGCAGCAAGCCGCCCAGCAGGAAATGAAGCTTTTCAATCTCAGACTTGGCAAACCTCAGCTTAGACTGTGACTACATAAGCTAAGCAAATAAGGGATAGGGGCACTCATTCAGCACCTTGAACTGTGTGCAATGACTTGGTATGGGATCTGAGAGACTTACCTGCTATCAATTTACCTCTGTGTGGGGAGAAAAGAGTGCATACTAATTAGTCTGCTTGTAAAATATTGAACAAGTAGAGGCAAGTCTTATCCTGGAACTGAAtcttatgtaaataatttttctgtcttctcagaCAGCTCAGCTCTCTCAAACCAGCGGAGTAGTTTCCCGACTTCCTTTTGGACCAGCTCTTACCAGCCCCCATCTGCACCCTGCTTAGGTGGGGTTCATCCCGACTTCCAGGTCACTGCACCCCCTGGCACCTTTACTGCAGCCGACCCCAGCCCCTGGCCGGGACATGGGCTACATCAGActggcccagcccctccccgTCCTGCATCCGAGTCCTGGCACTATCCTTTGGCATCTCAGGTGAGCCCGTCCTACAGCCACATGCATGACGTGTACATGAGGCACCACCACCCCCATGCCCACATGCACCAacgccatcaccaccaccaccaccaccatcacccttCTGCTGGTTCTGCCCTGGATCCGTCCTATGGGCCCCTGCTGATGCCATCAGTGCGTGCAGCCAGGATTCCTGCTCCCCAGTGTGACATCACAAAGACAGATCCGACTACAGTCACCACTGCTACCTCAGCATGGGCCGGAGCCTTTCATGGAACCATGGACTTAGTGCCAAGTGTGGGGTTTGAAACAGGTGAGCTgggaaattttcttctttccataaaaagaaagaaaagtagagaaataaatacaaagacaTGGAGGATGTTTtcaaatactttgaaatattttttctcttctgtgtaaAATTAAGCTTTGACAATATGTTTAGAGAACTAACCACTTTGCGATAATTCCTGCACTCCTGCAGAAACAAGTATGGTGAGCTTGAGAGAGGGGTCGGAACTTTTCTCCCATGTCTTAAATTAGTAATCTGGTCCTTAGAACCGGAATCTCTACTAACCTTATGTTTACAAAGGATTGAGCACATTCTTTAAATCTCCCCTGTCTCTGTGCCCTATACAATGTATAATGCCTAGTAGAATTCAGAAATTTGGTAAATTTACCTTTTATCCTTTTTGTCAGGTATTACATATGATTAATAAAACAGCTTTCTGGAATATAATCCATGGAATATAATCATGGTCCTTTGAAAAGAATTAGGGAacgtattttgtattttaaaggaaTGGATTTCCCTtgtcttccctccctttctttaccacctccttctccctctcttgctctatctctGTTTTAAATAGCATGAGACAAAAGATGACTATAAAGATTATATTCAACAGATTTTGATAAATTTGGCCAGGTAAATGTTTCTTCACAGAGCAGTCAGCTAGCTCTTCTCTGGAATTTGCTGGTTCTGAAGGTCATGGTGGTAAATGTTTGATCTTGGTTTTTAGACCAGACTACTCATATTAATTGTATTAATAGTTCTGAGTTCACAAAAATCAGAGGCATCAGAGGCTAAAAATACAAATCAAGTCATTGATTACATCCCCAGAGTTTACATTCCAAAGCCACCCCCGATTCCAGGTTCTTGTTCGGGAATACTTTGTGATCTATTAGGACTTTCTTTCCAGGAATTTatagaaactc from Canis aureus isolate CA01 chromosome 30, VMU_Caureus_v.1.0, whole genome shotgun sequence includes the following:
- the VGLL3 gene encoding transcription cofactor vestigial-like protein 3 isoform X2 is translated as MSCAELMYPPQPHGAPQCAPSPAAAAACPAARRLPAPQPGRQKKLAVYSKMQDSLEVTLPSKQEEEEDEEEEEEEEEKDQPAEMEYLNSRCVLFTYFQGDIGSVVDEHFSRALGQASTLHPESAISKSKMGLTPLWRDSSALSNQRSSFPTSFWTSSYQPPSAPCLGGVHPDFQVTAPPGTFTAADPSPWPGHGLHQTGPAPPRPASESWHYPLASQVSPSYSHMHDVYMRHHHPHAHMHQRHHHHHHHHHPSAGSALDPSYGPLLMPSVRAARIPAPQCDITKTDPTTVTTATSAWAGAFHGTMDLVPSVGFETGLQHQDKNKESPWY
- the VGLL3 gene encoding transcription cofactor vestigial-like protein 3 isoform X1, whose protein sequence is MTECGGSKGFQNQEDAIAPLEGRLRCGDLARGTPGHSSLDTNRKKLAVYSKMQDSLEVTLPSKQEEEEDEEEEEEEEEKDQPAEMEYLNSRCVLFTYFQGDIGSVVDEHFSRALGQASTLHPESAISKSKMGLTPLWRDSSALSNQRSSFPTSFWTSSYQPPSAPCLGGVHPDFQVTAPPGTFTAADPSPWPGHGLHQTGPAPPRPASESWHYPLASQVSPSYSHMHDVYMRHHHPHAHMHQRHHHHHHHHHPSAGSALDPSYGPLLMPSVRAARIPAPQCDITKTDPTTVTTATSAWAGAFHGTMDLVPSVGFETGLQHQDKNKESPWY
- the VGLL3 gene encoding transcription cofactor vestigial-like protein 3 isoform X4; protein product: MSCAELMYPPQPHGAPQCAPSPAAAAACPAARRLPAPQPGRQGDIGSVVDEHFSRALGQASTLHPESAISKSKMGLTPLWRDSSALSNQRSSFPTSFWTSSYQPPSAPCLGGVHPDFQVTAPPGTFTAADPSPWPGHGLHQTGPAPPRPASESWHYPLASQVSPSYSHMHDVYMRHHHPHAHMHQRHHHHHHHHHPSAGSALDPSYGPLLMPSVRAARIPAPQCDITKTDPTTVTTATSAWAGAFHGTMDLVPSVGFETGLQHQDKNKESPWY
- the VGLL3 gene encoding transcription cofactor vestigial-like protein 3 isoform X3 — its product is MSCAELMYPPQPHGAPQCAPSPAAAAACPAARRLPAPQPGRQKLAVYSKMQDSLEVTLPSKQEEEEDEEEEEEEEEKDQPAEMEYLNSRCVLFTYFQGDIGSVVDEHFSRALGQASTLHPESAISKSKMGLTPLWRDSSALSNQRSSFPTSFWTSSYQPPSAPCLGGVHPDFQVTAPPGTFTAADPSPWPGHGLHQTGPAPPRPASESWHYPLASQVSPSYSHMHDVYMRHHHPHAHMHQRHHHHHHHHHPSAGSALDPSYGPLLMPSVRAARIPAPQCDITKTDPTTVTTATSAWAGAFHGTMDLVPSVGFETGLQHQDKNKESPWY